One window from the genome of Elaeis guineensis isolate ETL-2024a chromosome 5, EG11, whole genome shotgun sequence encodes:
- the LOC105045409 gene encoding polyubiquitin isoform X2: MVDSDQPSKIKIFLKLMKTVALEVNSTDSIDDIKAKISTVEGLALSQQELFFAGHHLYGTNTLADYNIPKNSTINLYIGDEMHIFVKVLRDGKTIMLDVKKCDTIQNVKSKIQDKEGIPLNQQTLIYLGRSLEDNQTLITYDIKKGSLLNLVLCPKDELKISVNVTSGKTLILEVRTWYTIRDVKMIVESLEGVPTGEQKLVYAGKQLEDTLTLHEHKICDNSVLQLLPSPMQIFIKIARKVLDEDVTLADYHIQDNSTIDL, encoded by the coding sequence ATAAAGATCTTCTTAAAGCTGATGAAAACTGTAGCCCTTGAAGTAAACAGCActgactcaattgatgacatcaaaGCTAAGATTTCCACGGTAGAGGGACTTGCGCTGAGTCAACAAGAGCTATTTTTTGCAGGTCATCATCTCTACGGTACTAACACACTAGCTGATTACAACATTCCCAAGAATTCCACCATCAACCTTTATATTGGAGATGAAATGCACATATTTGTTAAGGTTTTGAGGGATGGGAAGACCATTATGCTTGATGTGAAGAAATGTGACACCATTCAAAATGTGAAATCTAAAATCCAGGATAAGGAGGGAATCCCACTAAATCAACAAACACTCATCTACTTGGGTAGATCACTTGAGGATAACCAGACATTGATTACTTATGATATCAAAAAGGGTTCATTGCTTAATTTAGTATTGTGTCCAAAAGATGAACTGAAAATATCTGTCAACGTCACCAGTGGTAAAACCCTAATACTTGAAGTGAGAACTTGGTACACCATTAGGGATGTCAAGATGATAGTAGAGAGTTTGGAGGGGGTTCCTACAGGTGAACAGAAGCTTGTCTATGCTGGaaagcagcttgaggacacactAACTTTGCATGAACATAAAATCTGTGATAATTCAGTCTTGCAGTTGTTGCCATCTCCAATGCAGATATTCATTAAGATTGCAAGGAAAGTTCTTGATGAAGATGTAACTCTTGCAGATTATCATATTCAGGATAATTCAACTATCGATCTTTGA